From Novipirellula galeiformis, the proteins below share one genomic window:
- the xerC gene encoding tyrosine recombinase XerC — translation MQSAITQFLKYLATERNASDLTIKAYREDLFAMMEWFRATRGKVPKPDALSPQELRTFQAALQEAGYARTTIARKLASLRSFYRFAMRQGIATLNPAKPLRNPRRQRKLPLVLSNEEVGRLLLAPPSHDVAGLRDRAILETMYSSGLRVSELVGLRDRDLDFDEQILRVRGKGRKERISPLGSFAIKAIKKYEQRRVRDPKTEQLGRDAPVFVNRFGNILTTRSVGRMLDKHIAVVGLDSRVSPHTLRHSFATHLLDRGADIRSVQELLGHKSLATTQIYTHVSAANLLSVYEKAHPRAS, via the coding sequence ATGCAAAGCGCGATCACTCAATTTTTGAAATACTTGGCGACCGAACGCAACGCGTCGGATCTGACCATCAAAGCCTATCGTGAAGATCTGTTCGCGATGATGGAGTGGTTTCGCGCCACGCGTGGGAAGGTTCCCAAGCCGGATGCGTTATCACCTCAAGAGTTGCGTACCTTTCAAGCGGCGCTGCAAGAAGCGGGGTACGCAAGGACCACGATCGCACGCAAGCTCGCGTCGCTGCGTAGCTTCTATCGCTTTGCGATGCGACAAGGGATCGCGACGCTCAATCCCGCCAAGCCACTTCGCAATCCGCGTCGGCAACGCAAGTTGCCTCTCGTGTTGAGCAATGAGGAAGTGGGCCGTTTGTTGCTGGCCCCTCCAAGTCATGATGTGGCGGGGCTTCGCGATCGAGCGATCTTGGAAACGATGTATTCCTCCGGCTTGCGTGTAAGCGAGTTGGTCGGACTGCGTGACCGTGATCTGGATTTCGATGAGCAAATTTTGCGTGTGCGCGGTAAAGGACGCAAGGAACGAATTAGTCCGCTGGGATCGTTTGCCATCAAGGCGATCAAGAAATACGAACAACGGCGGGTCCGTGACCCCAAGACGGAGCAGCTCGGCCGCGATGCTCCGGTGTTCGTCAATCGTTTTGGCAACATTCTAACCACACGCAGCGTGGGACGAATGCTCGACAAACATATTGCCGTGGTGGGACTCGATTCACGCGTGAGTCCTCATACCTTGCGTCACAGTTTCGCGACGCATCTACTTGATCGCGGCGCCGATATCCGTAGCGTACAAGAGTTGCTCGGACACAAAAGTCTTGCTACGACCCAAATCTATACGCACGTTAGCGCTGCGAATTTGTTGTCGGTCTACGAGAAAGCGCATCCGCGAGCAAGTTGA